One genomic region from Sphingobacterium sp. UGAL515B_05 encodes:
- a CDS encoding GH92 family glycosyl hydrolase, translating to MFNIKKLTGSILFLFAAHAGMAQQTSPVDFVNPLIGTESKYELSNGNTYPAIARPWGMNFWTPQTGNMGDGWVYTYTADKIKGFKQTHQPSPWNNDYGQFSIMPITGTPQFDQEKRASWFSHKAEIAKPYYYSVYLADHDVTTELSPSQRAAIFQFTFPKTDSAYVIIDAFDKGSYIKVIPQENKIIGYSTKNSGGVPENFKNYFVITFDRPFSYKAAVKSGAISKDELEIQDNHAGAVVGFSSLKRGEKVTARIASSFISFEQAELNLKEVKSKTFQQVVDEGKAQWNEILGRVQVEDHNIDRLRTFYSSLYRSTLFPRDFSEIDGTGKRMHYSPYNGQVLPGEMFTDTGFWDTFRSLFPLLNLLYPSMNDRMQAGLVNAYKESGYLPEWASPGHRASMIGNNSASIVADALITDRKGYDKDLLWEALKHGANSAYPKHSSTGRFGYEYYNKLGYIPADVKVDQNVARSLEYAYNDWCIYEFGKALGKPEAETAIYATRAMNYKNLFDPSTKLMRGKNADGSFVSDFDPSAWSREYTEGNAWHWSFCVFHDPQGLINLMGGNQSFVSMLDTVFVIPSYEGMKSRGMIHEMREMQVMNMGQYAHGNQPIQHMPYLYNYAAEPWKAQYWVRKIMDKLYLPTPDGYCGDEDNGQTSAWYVFSSLGFYPVSPASGEYVIGSPQFDKVTLNLENGKKVNIQAKQQGPNQVYVDQLTWNGKPYSHNYIRYKDLLQGAKLDFKMSEAPNKNRGTKKEDAPYSFSNEKVKGK from the coding sequence ATGTTTAATATTAAAAAACTAACAGGTAGTATTCTTTTTCTGTTCGCGGCGCATGCTGGAATGGCGCAACAAACCTCGCCTGTTGATTTCGTTAACCCTTTGATCGGTACTGAATCGAAGTATGAATTGTCTAATGGCAATACTTATCCTGCGATCGCTCGGCCTTGGGGTATGAATTTTTGGACCCCGCAGACTGGAAATATGGGCGATGGCTGGGTATATACTTACACGGCAGATAAAATTAAAGGATTTAAGCAAACCCACCAGCCAAGCCCCTGGAACAATGATTATGGTCAGTTTTCAATCATGCCAATAACAGGTACACCGCAATTTGATCAAGAAAAACGGGCGAGCTGGTTTTCGCATAAAGCTGAAATTGCCAAACCTTATTATTATAGCGTTTACCTTGCGGATCACGATGTGACAACAGAATTGTCGCCATCACAACGGGCAGCAATCTTTCAGTTCACATTCCCTAAAACAGACAGTGCTTATGTTATTATTGATGCATTTGATAAGGGGTCTTATATTAAAGTAATTCCGCAGGAAAATAAAATTATCGGGTATTCAACAAAAAATAGTGGTGGTGTTCCGGAGAATTTCAAGAATTACTTCGTCATTACTTTCGATAGACCATTCTCCTACAAAGCTGCTGTTAAAAGCGGAGCGATAAGTAAAGATGAATTGGAAATTCAGGACAATCACGCCGGAGCAGTCGTTGGTTTCTCTTCCTTGAAAAGAGGGGAAAAGGTCACCGCCCGTATTGCTTCTTCCTTTATCAGTTTTGAGCAGGCAGAACTTAATCTAAAAGAAGTGAAGTCCAAAACATTTCAACAGGTTGTTGACGAAGGTAAAGCACAGTGGAACGAAATCCTCGGACGTGTACAGGTTGAAGACCACAATATTGACCGGTTACGTACATTTTATTCCAGCCTTTATCGTTCAACACTCTTTCCAAGGGATTTTTCTGAAATTGATGGAACAGGCAAACGTATGCACTATAGCCCTTACAATGGGCAGGTCCTGCCTGGGGAAATGTTTACGGATACAGGTTTTTGGGATACCTTTAGAAGTTTGTTTCCCCTGTTGAATTTATTGTATCCGTCGATGAATGATCGGATGCAGGCAGGTTTGGTGAATGCGTATAAAGAGAGTGGTTACCTTCCGGAGTGGGCTTCGCCAGGACATCGTGCATCGATGATTGGAAACAATTCCGCTTCTATTGTAGCAGATGCTTTGATTACTGATCGGAAAGGCTATGATAAAGACCTGTTATGGGAAGCGCTGAAGCATGGGGCCAATAGTGCCTATCCGAAACACTCTTCGACGGGACGCTTCGGTTATGAATATTATAATAAATTGGGCTATATACCTGCTGATGTAAAAGTAGACCAAAATGTAGCACGTTCACTGGAATATGCATACAATGACTGGTGTATTTATGAATTTGGCAAAGCATTGGGCAAACCGGAAGCTGAAACAGCTATTTATGCAACACGCGCGATGAACTATAAAAATCTGTTTGACCCAAGTACAAAACTTATGCGTGGAAAAAATGCAGACGGATCGTTCGTCTCAGATTTTGATCCAAGTGCCTGGTCAAGAGAATATACGGAAGGAAATGCTTGGCATTGGAGTTTTTGTGTGTTCCATGACCCTCAGGGTTTAATTAATTTGATGGGGGGTAATCAATCATTTGTGTCCATGTTGGATACGGTGTTTGTTATTCCGAGTTATGAGGGTATGAAAAGTCGTGGAATGATCCATGAAATGCGTGAAATGCAGGTGATGAATATGGGGCAGTATGCGCATGGAAATCAGCCGATCCAACATATGCCCTATCTGTATAATTATGCTGCAGAGCCCTGGAAAGCACAATATTGGGTGCGCAAAATAATGGATAAACTTTATTTGCCTACACCAGACGGCTATTGTGGTGATGAAGATAACGGGCAGACTTCAGCCTGGTATGTCTTCTCTTCGCTGGGATTTTATCCTGTTTCTCCTGCCTCGGGCGAATACGTGATTGGTTCACCACAATTCGATAAGGTGACACTAAATCTCGAAAATGGGAAAAAAGTGAATATCCAAGCTAAACAGCAGGGACCAAATCAGGTCTACGTAGATCAACTAACTTGGAATGGAAAGCCTTATAGTCATAATTATATCCGTTATAAAGATTTATTGCAGGGTGCCAAACTTGATTTCAAAATGAGCGAAGCACCGAATAAAAATAGAGGTACAAAAAAAGAAGATGCTCCATATTCCTTTAGTAACGAAAAAGTAAAAGGAAAATAA
- a CDS encoding RagB/SusD family nutrient uptake outer membrane protein produces the protein MKRILFFIAGVVLIVIASCNKYLDKLPDDQIREDEVFTRYEKVNQLVTDVYAKAKGVNQPISWFYHFSSAAITDEAEGSTVEGNITNRYNTGDWNINELPGDNGQFWSSMFDGIRRTNVILEGIKKYSTPDDILEPGSLPMRVGEVYFLRAYFHLMAVRIYGEIPYIDHVITATENMNFERESVHKVIDKIVADATTAYNAVPEKWEGQNFGRIDKGACLGLIAEARWMAATPLWNGSAAKGYNGTRKFESEYATYDPQRWVKAKEAAKAVLESKVAGGKRYSLYQKYSNTDFGDSGGQNTSNSTVYTRLWQMFYDMEAFKNEYVLFFTRYKGEGWFGDVYPPSRGGGARQMPVQEQVDEYEYLSPDGFGYPIYSAKAKQDGYDDGNPYVSVKRDPRFYRDIIFHGAAFRGGNNNPSQTNIASGADQIGANNATRTGYYLRKFLQEAWNKNGSVIISAPPVWRLPDFIYIYAEAVNEVDGPTQEIYDLINQVRARSFMAPMPLTTLADKNLMREYIYRERRVEFFYENKRAFDSRLYLEPSSSVEKTKYQNFTASGSTNNERSINYWKNSNTAYPKLQNMINGMRAVEDVNGKIQIGDKRYKMERFFVESRVFTAPTHYLFPILNSEIQKSPSLGQNPGW, from the coding sequence ATGAAAAGAATACTTTTTTTTATAGCAGGTGTGGTTCTGATTGTGATCGCAAGTTGCAACAAATATTTGGATAAATTACCCGACGATCAAATCCGGGAAGATGAAGTTTTTACTCGTTATGAGAAAGTAAATCAGCTTGTTACGGATGTGTATGCTAAAGCGAAAGGTGTCAATCAACCTATTTCGTGGTTCTATCATTTTTCGAGTGCTGCAATAACCGATGAGGCCGAAGGTTCTACAGTAGAAGGAAATATTACGAATAGATATAATACCGGTGATTGGAATATCAATGAGCTTCCGGGAGATAACGGGCAATTTTGGAGTAGTATGTTTGACGGTATCCGTAGAACCAATGTCATTTTGGAAGGAATAAAAAAGTACAGTACACCAGACGATATCCTGGAGCCAGGCTCACTTCCAATGCGCGTTGGTGAGGTTTACTTTCTTAGAGCTTACTTTCATTTAATGGCTGTTCGTATATATGGTGAGATTCCCTACATAGACCATGTAATTACGGCCACTGAAAACATGAACTTTGAACGTGAGTCAGTTCATAAAGTTATTGACAAAATTGTTGCTGATGCAACAACAGCATATAATGCTGTTCCGGAAAAATGGGAGGGTCAAAATTTTGGACGTATCGATAAAGGTGCATGTCTTGGATTAATTGCAGAAGCACGGTGGATGGCCGCTACACCACTTTGGAATGGATCTGCTGCAAAAGGTTATAATGGGACGCGTAAGTTCGAGTCCGAATACGCTACATATGATCCTCAGCGTTGGGTGAAAGCTAAAGAGGCTGCTAAGGCAGTTCTTGAAAGTAAGGTTGCAGGTGGAAAACGTTATAGCCTGTATCAGAAATATTCAAATACCGATTTTGGAGATAGCGGGGGGCAAAACACGAGCAACTCAACAGTTTATACACGTCTCTGGCAGATGTTTTATGATATGGAGGCGTTCAAAAATGAGTATGTTTTGTTTTTTACGCGCTATAAGGGAGAGGGGTGGTTTGGTGATGTATATCCGCCAAGTAGAGGCGGTGGAGCTCGTCAGATGCCTGTTCAGGAGCAAGTCGATGAGTATGAATACCTGTCACCAGATGGTTTTGGTTATCCGATTTATAGTGCCAAGGCTAAACAAGATGGGTATGATGACGGGAATCCTTACGTTTCAGTAAAAAGGGATCCACGTTTTTATCGAGACATTATATTTCATGGTGCAGCATTCCGCGGCGGAAACAATAATCCATCCCAGACAAATATTGCGAGCGGAGCAGATCAGATTGGCGCTAATAATGCAACACGTACTGGATATTATCTGAGGAAATTTTTGCAGGAAGCTTGGAATAAGAATGGAAGTGTTATCATCAGTGCCCCTCCAGTATGGCGCTTACCAGACTTTATTTACATTTATGCAGAGGCAGTTAATGAAGTTGATGGACCGACGCAAGAGATCTATGATTTAATTAATCAGGTAAGAGCGAGGTCTTTTATGGCGCCCATGCCTTTGACAACACTTGCTGATAAAAATTTGATGCGTGAGTACATTTATCGTGAACGAAGGGTCGAATTCTTTTATGAGAATAAGAGAGCTTTTGATAGTCGCCTGTATCTAGAACCTAGTAGTTCGGTGGAGAAAACTAAATATCAGAACTTTACTGCATCAGGTAGTACAAATAACGAGCGAAGTATAAATTACTGGAAGAATAGTAATACAGCTTATCCGAAACTTCAGAATATGATTAATGGCATGAGAGCCGTTGAAGATGTAAATGGTAAAATCCAAATTGGTGATAAACGTTATAAGATGGAACGTTTCTTTGTTGAAAGTAGAGTTTTTACTGCTCCAACTCATTACTTATTTCCTATTTTAAACTCAGAGATCCAAAAGTCTCCCTCGTTAGGGCAGAATCCTGGGTGGTAG
- a CDS encoding TonB-dependent receptor translates to MKRKVIPLFFTLSVCSTFNLWTELKAASSHFSFRQESIIVEGTVLNSSTGKVLQGVTIVVKASGKSTKTDASGRYRIEIPYKDAVLTFSYIGFQPQQIVAGGRSTLQVSLVEDVKALEDVVVVGYTTQKKRNVVGAVATITTKDLVQSPAANINNMLAGRLPGLVVNQYAGGEPGVDRSELFIRGKSTYGNQSPIVIVDGIERDMSYLAPDEIETVSILKDAAATAPYGIRGANGVIVVTTKRGQSADKATVDFKASYGLNTPAQLPKLLGSADYATLYNEALTNDAKLSGGNTDNLKLFSQDAIDRFRRAKGDNSDGLGYNWDYFDYIFRTAPQHEYNLSIRGGNDIAKYFVMGGYMGQDNNYDHVDLSKYNVSPKFQRYNFRSNIDVNITKNLWVKLNLGARITNRTSPGTSASRLMTLAMTQPPYLPIVLEPNSQPSTQGYLLNNPSGLLFGNQIYRFNVLGELTRSGYHTEKNTYLEGSFAAGWNMDFITKGLSVDGIFSYDAREQQWVRRELGTYSEGYRVYPNYATFQPTDGIDLFMNPQYYEGTYRNGNKYTVDQTVGNSFTQSSPFNRTFIQGKINYNRLFNDKHNVTGMLLFNRSSQSVYDATNSRASVDIRYQGMTGQFTYNYLEKYLAEFNFGYNGSENFIEGKRYGFFPAGALGWVVSKEKFMSNTKDWLSFLKLRASMGLVGNDKMPGDARFGYLAFFQGGDGYSFGEQNFNNGLSGLREGRLANENITWEKSRKTNIGLDMGFLKNKMNFSIDVFEDYRYDIITELGADDIGFPGVVGKGSPLINIGKVRNRGIDIEMSYSDMIGDNFRFSLKPNFTFSRNKLIFRQEVPRQYEYRQATGKRLYENFVYVFDHFVRDQAEADKLNQNNFQPWGTVGPGDVVYKDLNGDGKITDLGDRTVMGNPRSPEIQFGLPISLQYKGFDFSLLFQGALNSSILLKDAAVWDFPTFDQDKLGSVRPIHMGRWTPETAETATYPALHIGNSENNKNSNSSLFLYDAKYLRLKNIEIGYNLPKDLIKKIGLNQLRVYAQGMNLFTWSGLKDLSIDPEMGNTSGYWYPILKVYNFGINLNF, encoded by the coding sequence ATGAAAAGAAAGGTAATTCCACTATTTTTTACGCTTTCGGTGTGTAGCACGTTCAATTTGTGGACCGAATTGAAAGCTGCGTCTAGCCATTTCAGTTTCCGACAAGAGAGTATTATTGTAGAGGGAACAGTTTTGAACAGTTCGACAGGGAAAGTTTTGCAAGGTGTCACCATTGTGGTTAAGGCGAGTGGCAAATCAACGAAAACAGATGCATCAGGCCGATATCGAATCGAAATTCCCTATAAGGATGCAGTATTGACCTTCTCATATATTGGTTTTCAGCCTCAACAAATTGTTGCGGGTGGAAGGTCAACGCTACAGGTTAGCCTAGTAGAAGATGTAAAAGCACTAGAGGATGTTGTGGTTGTTGGATATACAACTCAGAAGAAAAGAAATGTAGTTGGTGCCGTAGCAACGATTACGACTAAGGATCTTGTACAAAGCCCAGCAGCAAATATTAATAACATGCTCGCGGGAAGATTACCAGGGCTGGTCGTCAACCAATATGCTGGAGGGGAGCCAGGAGTAGATCGTTCGGAATTGTTTATTCGTGGTAAATCAACTTATGGTAATCAGTCCCCTATTGTAATTGTGGATGGAATTGAACGCGATATGAGTTATTTGGCTCCAGACGAAATTGAGACTGTTTCCATTTTGAAGGATGCAGCAGCTACGGCACCTTACGGAATTCGTGGAGCGAATGGGGTTATCGTTGTTACCACAAAACGAGGACAATCCGCCGATAAAGCAACCGTAGACTTCAAAGCGTCTTATGGATTAAATACGCCGGCACAATTGCCGAAGCTTTTGGGATCTGCAGATTACGCGACTCTCTACAATGAAGCTTTAACGAATGATGCCAAGCTATCAGGTGGAAATACCGATAACTTGAAATTGTTTAGTCAGGATGCTATAGACAGATTTCGAAGGGCAAAGGGCGATAATTCGGACGGGCTAGGCTATAATTGGGACTATTTCGACTATATTTTTAGGACTGCACCTCAACACGAATACAATCTATCGATTCGTGGGGGCAATGATATCGCGAAATATTTTGTGATGGGCGGCTATATGGGGCAAGATAATAACTATGACCATGTTGATTTATCTAAATATAATGTTTCTCCTAAATTTCAGCGCTATAATTTTAGGTCCAATATTGATGTCAACATTACAAAAAACTTGTGGGTAAAACTCAATTTAGGTGCTCGTATTACCAATCGAACTTCACCTGGAACTTCCGCAAGTAGATTGATGACCCTTGCAATGACACAACCTCCGTATTTACCCATCGTTCTAGAACCCAATAGTCAACCTTCAACACAAGGGTATCTGCTGAATAACCCTTCGGGATTGTTGTTTGGTAATCAAATTTACCGCTTTAATGTTCTTGGAGAGTTGACTAGATCAGGATATCATACAGAAAAAAATACCTATTTGGAAGGGAGTTTTGCTGCCGGCTGGAATATGGATTTTATTACCAAGGGACTTTCTGTTGACGGAATATTTTCCTATGATGCTAGAGAGCAACAATGGGTCCGACGCGAGCTGGGTACCTATAGTGAAGGATATAGGGTATATCCCAATTATGCAACTTTTCAGCCTACAGATGGTATCGATCTTTTTATGAATCCGCAATACTATGAGGGTACTTACAGAAATGGGAACAAATATACGGTAGATCAAACCGTTGGAAATTCATTTACACAAAGTAGTCCTTTTAATAGAACTTTCATTCAAGGAAAAATAAATTACAATCGTTTATTTAACGATAAGCACAATGTAACTGGGATGCTGCTTTTCAATCGCTCAAGCCAGTCTGTCTATGATGCGACAAATTCAAGGGCCAGTGTTGATATTCGTTATCAAGGTATGACAGGGCAGTTTACTTATAATTATCTAGAAAAATATTTAGCGGAATTTAACTTTGGTTACAATGGATCTGAAAATTTTATAGAGGGAAAACGTTATGGATTTTTCCCTGCTGGAGCATTAGGATGGGTGGTTAGCAAAGAGAAATTTATGTCTAATACCAAAGACTGGCTGAGCTTTTTGAAGCTGAGAGCCTCGATGGGACTTGTGGGCAATGATAAAATGCCAGGTGACGCTCGATTCGGCTATCTCGCATTTTTTCAGGGAGGAGATGGTTATAGTTTTGGGGAACAGAATTTTAACAATGGACTAAGTGGGCTTCGTGAAGGACGCCTGGCAAACGAAAATATAACATGGGAGAAATCTAGAAAAACCAATATCGGTCTCGATATGGGCTTTTTAAAGAATAAGATGAACTTTAGCATTGATGTTTTTGAAGATTATCGTTATGATATTATTACTGAACTGGGGGCGGATGACATTGGTTTTCCTGGCGTAGTTGGTAAAGGCTCTCCGCTGATCAATATTGGAAAGGTCCGCAACCGTGGTATTGATATAGAGATGAGTTATTCAGACATGATTGGCGATAATTTCAGATTTTCTCTAAAACCTAATTTCACCTTTTCCAGAAATAAGTTGATCTTTCGACAAGAGGTACCACGACAATATGAATACAGACAAGCAACGGGCAAACGACTTTACGAAAATTTTGTCTATGTTTTCGATCACTTTGTTAGAGATCAAGCCGAGGCGGACAAATTAAATCAGAATAATTTTCAACCTTGGGGAACAGTAGGACCAGGCGATGTCGTATATAAGGATTTGAACGGTGACGGTAAAATTACAGATTTAGGGGATCGCACAGTGATGGGAAATCCTAGAAGTCCGGAGATTCAATTTGGTTTACCAATATCGCTGCAATACAAGGGTTTTGATTTTAGTCTTTTGTTTCAAGGAGCGTTAAATTCTTCAATTTTATTGAAAGATGCGGCTGTATGGGATTTCCCGACTTTTGATCAAGATAAACTTGGCTCCGTTCGACCAATTCATATGGGACGTTGGACTCCGGAAACGGCCGAAACTGCAACTTACCCCGCTCTACATATTGGCAATTCCGAAAATAATAAAAATAGCAACAGTAGTTTGTTTTTATATGATGCTAAATATTTAAGACTCAAAAATATAGAGATTGGTTATAATTTGCCGAAAGATCTTATTAAAAAAATTGGTTTGAACCAATTACGCGTTTATGCGCAAGGGATGAACCTATTTACCTGGTCAGGTTTAAAGGATTTAAGTATAGATCCTGAGATGGGAAATACAAGCGGTTATTGGTACCCGATTCTCAAAGTCTACAACTTTGGAATAAATCTTAATTTCTAA
- a CDS encoding response regulator transcription factor: MIPKYGHILLIEDDLDLATMLIDYLSNFGFDVSHAMSAEEGICYYKTNKYDILIVDIQLPKWDGFQLVEYISQLNKNQFVLFLTARLSKTDRLKGLRLGGNDYITKPFDVEELSLKLQNYMVKQNAFCQLQLNIGDIKLNRNLLAIEFNDSSRQVVSPREFELWTFLANKPNVVLKREEILLALWGDNDYFLGRSLDVFICKIRKMLKRSRNVAIKTVYKVGFILEVDFNNCH; the protein is encoded by the coding sequence ATGATACCAAAATATGGACATATATTGCTGATTGAAGACGATCTTGATTTGGCGACAATGCTCATAGATTATCTATCAAATTTCGGATTTGATGTTAGTCATGCAATGTCTGCTGAGGAGGGAATATGTTATTATAAGACTAATAAATATGATATCCTTATTGTAGATATACAACTTCCTAAATGGGACGGGTTTCAATTGGTTGAATATATTTCTCAGTTAAATAAAAACCAGTTTGTGCTTTTTCTTACAGCAAGGCTGTCTAAAACAGATCGATTAAAAGGTCTGCGTCTTGGGGGCAATGATTATATAACAAAGCCGTTTGATGTTGAAGAATTGTCTCTGAAACTTCAAAATTATATGGTTAAGCAAAATGCTTTTTGTCAATTGCAACTCAATATTGGCGATATTAAACTTAATCGTAATTTACTTGCAATAGAGTTTAATGATAGCTCTCGGCAGGTAGTATCACCACGTGAATTCGAACTTTGGACATTCTTAGCAAACAAACCGAATGTTGTTTTGAAAAGAGAAGAGATTTTACTCGCTCTTTGGGGAGATAATGATTATTTTTTGGGGCGAAGTCTCGATGTTTTTATATGCAAGATTAGAAAAATGCTGAAAAGGTCGCGTAATGTTGCTATTAAAACTGTTTACAAAGTGGGATTTATTTTAGAGGTAGATTTCAATAATTGTCATTAA
- a CDS encoding HAMP domain-containing sensor histidine kinase, whose product MIARSYEIKRGELFQKEKQEIKVVYNKHISNDKIFPGGQKLIDSTLMPHLVRLKTYYQDDRNAFDNLKDSIAKTLILKLRNHPAMDSLFQIIRSEVNLGEGFGYAIVLKDVSVTFDAKTFIPIMDFGIDQHIPIGGEFRFIDKDNLVSSIAITANSKMSNRVAFTLYVGNIDTNFSVLRSIFPLLLLSGCCIIGIVWLYLMTYSSWIKQKRMAEMASDFINNVTHEFNTPLTTIRIGLTNLAVKVSIDDKLKMSTTLDTLMRQINRLDRLVNKAIDLSVFNQEEVILEEHFLEELMVQLEQDLGILVSESTAIQILVDQNVKEVKVLVNPFMFVTAVNNLVDNGLKYNKEPIKRIHIRFSIGSRDTVMMTVQDNGIGIPNNQLPYIFAKGYRGKQEASTNGLGLGLFFVKEVIRIHRWKIDVKSDTQPGTSFSISIPIIK is encoded by the coding sequence ATGATTGCACGATCATATGAGATTAAAAGAGGTGAACTATTTCAAAAAGAAAAACAGGAAATTAAGGTTGTTTACAATAAACATATTTCGAACGATAAGATATTTCCGGGCGGACAAAAACTTATCGATTCAACCTTAATGCCTCATTTGGTTCGTCTGAAAACTTATTATCAAGATGATAGAAATGCTTTCGATAATCTGAAAGATAGTATCGCGAAGACCTTGATATTGAAGCTCCGAAATCATCCAGCAATGGACAGTCTATTTCAGATCATCAGATCCGAAGTCAATTTGGGTGAAGGCTTTGGTTATGCAATTGTATTGAAAGATGTTTCGGTGACTTTTGATGCGAAGACATTTATACCAATTATGGACTTTGGAATAGATCAGCATATTCCTATTGGAGGGGAATTTCGGTTTATTGACAAAGACAATCTAGTATCGTCGATTGCAATAACTGCAAATAGTAAGATGTCAAATCGTGTGGCTTTTACGTTGTACGTTGGAAATATTGATACAAATTTTTCTGTATTAAGATCCATTTTCCCCTTATTATTACTGTCGGGTTGTTGTATAATTGGTATTGTTTGGTTGTATTTGATGACCTACAGTAGTTGGATAAAGCAAAAAAGAATGGCGGAAATGGCTTCCGACTTTATTAACAATGTCACACATGAGTTCAACACACCATTAACAACCATACGAATTGGTTTAACTAATTTGGCGGTAAAAGTTTCGATAGATGATAAGTTAAAAATGTCGACAACTTTGGATACCCTGATGCGTCAGATAAACCGTTTGGATCGATTAGTTAATAAGGCTATTGATTTGAGTGTGTTTAATCAGGAAGAGGTGATTCTAGAAGAACACTTTTTGGAAGAACTTATGGTTCAATTAGAACAGGACCTAGGGATTTTAGTATCAGAAAGTACGGCAATTCAAATTTTGGTGGATCAAAACGTTAAAGAAGTTAAGGTGCTCGTCAACCCATTTATGTTTGTTACTGCGGTAAACAATTTGGTCGATAACGGACTGAAGTATAATAAAGAGCCAATAAAGCGTATTCATATTCGTTTTAGCATAGGCTCAAGAGATACGGTGATGATGACTGTCCAAGATAATGGAATAGGTATTCCAAATAACCAGTTGCCGTATATTTTCGCGAAGGGATATCGGGGTAAACAAGAAGCTTCCACAAATGGGCTAGGCCTGGGGCTTTTTTTCGTAAAGGAAGTTATACGGATTCATCGATGGAAGATCGACGTTAAATCAGATACTCAACCAGGAACATCATTTTCTATTTCGATACCAATAATAAAATAG